A segment of the Streptomyces sp. Tu 2975 genome:
CGTACGGCATACGCGGCGGGGCCGCCCTTCCCGATGGCCCGATGGATCGCGTCGCGGTGCGCGTCGAGACGCTCGGCCATCTCGACGTCTGCTCGCGGGCGCCGGCGACGTATGCCCCGGTCAGCACGCCGACGCGAGGTCCGCGACCGGTGGGCAGTCGCGGCAGCGGCCCGGTTCCGCCGCGCGGAAGGCGCGTTCGCAGCCGCCGTCGCAGGTCTGCCAGGGGAGGGCGGCGGGGGCCGTGGGCCGGTCGGGGAGGGGTGGGGGGAGTTCGCCGAGACGGTAGGCGAGGATGCGGGCCGGCCGGGCCCGCAAGGGGTCCGGCAGGCGGGTGGTGAGGTGGGTGGTGATGTCGTCGGGGCTGACGCCGTGCTCGAGCCACCGGGTGACCGCCGGGGCGAGTTGGTCGGCCTCCCGCCGGGAGAGGATCAGCCGGCGGTCCACGATGCGCAGCGAGGCCAGGATCACCGAGGCGCGGGGGTCCGGGGCAGGCTGGGCAGCCGGGCACGCGGCGGGGCCCGGTTCGGTGCCGGTGGGCTCCGGGGCGACGGGGCCCGGTTTCGTGGTGGCGGTCTTCGCGGCGGCCGCCGGTTCCGGCTCGTGATCCGGTACGTGATGCGGCTCGGTCCCGGGCGCGGGTCGTGGCGACGGCTCGGGTGCGGGCCGCGGCAAAGGCTCGGGCCTGCGGGGGCGCGGCCGTGGGCGCTCGGGGTCGTCGCCCGGTGGCACGTCGTGGAAGAACGTGCGCGTGCGGAGCCGGCCGCTCGGACCGCGCTCACGGCGCCGCTCCAGATAGCCCTCCGCCTCCAGCTCCCGCAGGGCCCGGGAGATGAGGATCTCGCCCTCGGTGAAGTGCTCGCACAGTGCGTCGATGCGTACGGGTGCGCCGTCCGGCAGCGACAGGATGTAGCCCGCGACGCCGACCGTGACCGCGCTGCCCCGGCGCTGGAGCAGGGCGTTGGCGATCACCGTGAAGTCGCCGGCGAGCCGGGTGCGGACGTGGATCACGCCGGAGGTCGGAGCTCCGGCGGGGGCGCGCAGGGGCGCGTTAAACTGCGGTTCAGCCATCGGGAAGGTGCTACTTCCTGGGTGGTGAGGCCCTCGATCGGGATTGCCGTCCCGGCCGGGGGCCGTCATATGTCTGAGGTTGTTGCCGTGAACGTAACGGCCTACTTCCCGCCCCCGCAAGCCGGTCACCCGTCCGGGTGATGCGGGGGAGGGGAGGGTGGGCAGGTGGTTCTTTCCCCCAGGTTCTTCAGGGGAGTTCGTGGCTCACCGAACCCTCGCGGGCGAGGCCCCGGCGTGCCGGGAAGACCGGCGCACGGACCGGGTCCCGCTCGGCTCAGGCCCGGTCGGCGGCCTTCAACCCGCCTATGAACGCGGTCCAGGACGCGGTGTCGAAGGCGAGCGCGGGACCGTGCGGCGCCTTGCTGTCACGCACCGGAACCACGCCGGGGAATCCGTCGGCCACCTCGACGCAGTTGCCGCCCTCCTGATTGCTGTAACTGCTCTTGCGCCAGGCGGCGTCGCGCGGACCGGGAAGGGAGCTGGGGGTCACGGTAGTCCTCCTCCATCGCGGATCGGATCATGGTGAGCGACCTGCTCGGGGGCAGGGCCGCAGCCCGCAGCCGATCGTAGGCCACCGCGAAACGCCGCACATCCGTCCGATCCTCGAAGAGCCGGCCGTGGTCCGCGCCTTCCGTGTAGGCGACTTCGGATCCGTCCCGCAGGATCAGCACGGTCAGCGAGCCGCCCAGAACGTCGTGCGCGCCTTCGTCGAACGGCAGGACCTGCACGGTGATGTGCGGTTCGGCGGCGGCCTTCAGCAGACGCGCGAGCTGTCGTCGCATGACGTCGTCCCCGCCGATCCGTTTCCGCAGCACCGTC
Coding sequences within it:
- a CDS encoding DUF397 domain-containing protein, with product MADGFPGVVPVRDSKAPHGPALAFDTASWTAFIGGLKAADRA